The sequence below is a genomic window from Serratia nevei.
CCGGCGTTTGACGATCGCCAGCTCGCCCAGCGAAGCGAATACCTGCGGCCATTCGGCGGCGCTCGCCAGCAGCTGCCACGGCGCGGTCGCCAGGCCGAGCTGGTCGAGCAGCTGTTTTTGCGTCAGGCGATCGGCCAGGCGCGGGAAGATGTCGCGGTTGACGAAGGCGCTGTGGGTCGCCAGTTCACGCGTTAGCGCGGTTTCCGGCCAGCGTTCGATCTCGGCGGTAATGACGCTGTTCTGATACGGCACCGCCTCGGGCTCGGCATCGATGCCGATGGGGTAAACGGCGATGCCCAGCGGTTCGCCGGCCTGGCGCAGCATGCGCCCCAGCTGGCCGTTGCCCAGTACGCAAACCGGCTTCATGCGTCCTCCCGCGGATCGGGGTGGTTCAACACCTCTTCGGTCTGCGCCCGACGCCAGTCCGCCAAACGCTGCGCCAGCGCGGCGTCGTGCAGCGCCAGGATCTGCATCGCCAGCAGCCCGGCGTTGGCGGCGCCGGCTTTGCCGATCGCCAGCGTGCCCACCGGAATGCCGCGCGGCATCTGTACGATGGAGTAGAGGCTGTCTACGCCGCTCAGCGCGGCGCTTTGCACCGGCACACCCAGCACCGGCACCAGGGTTTTCGCCGCCAGCATGCCCGGCAGGTGTGCCGCACCGCCGGCGCCGGCGATGATCACGTCAAAGCCGTTGGCGGTAGCCTGCTCGGCGAAGCTGAACAGCTTGTCCGGCGTACGGTGGGCGGAAACGACTTCGACATGGAAGGGGACTTCGAGCTGGGTCAGGACTTCGGCGGCGAACTGCATGGTGGCCCAGTCACTTTTCGATCCCATTACAATTGCGATTTTCGCCCCGGTAGTGGCGGCTGAAG
It includes:
- the purE gene encoding 5-(carboxyamino)imidazole ribonucleotide mutase; this encodes MGANAASAATTGAKIAIVMGSKSDWATMQFAAEVLTQLEVPFHVEVVSAHRTPDKLFSFAEQATANGFDVIIAGAGGAAHLPGMLAAKTLVPVLGVPVQSAALSGVDSLYSIVQMPRGIPVGTLAIGKAGAANAGLLAMQILALHDAALAQRLADWRRAQTEEVLNHPDPREDA